The Microcoleus sp. FACHB-672 sequence TTAAGTCCTTTATCACAGCCCACACTAGAACCTTTAGCCCATCGCTTGGAGCAATGGGCATATTTTGGGGAAGATTCCACACTTAATGTTGCCGCCAAAGGTGGCGACTGGGTGGTTACCGAGTTCCTTGTTATTATATTTTAATATTTTTCATTAAGTTTTGTTCCCTTATCGCCACCAATTGCGGGAACTTTGGAACTCGTACTTTCTTAGTACCGGTAGTGAGCGAATGCCTTATTTGCTTCAGCCATCCGGTGAGTTTCTTCCCGCTTGCGAATTGCATTCCCCGTCTCGTTCGCAGCATCCATCAGCTCATTTGCTAGCTTGTTTGCCATTGTGCGACCGGCTCTACTTCTGGCAAATTGGATTAGCCAGCGAAGTGCTAAGGCTATTCCTCTATCCGAACGGACTTCCATTGGCACTTGGTAGGTTGCACCGCCAACTCGGCGAGCTTTGACTTCTACAAGCGGGGTAGCATTGCGAACCGCTCTTTCAAATGTTTCTAAGGGATCGCCGCCTGTGCGTTCCTGAATGGTTTTGAAGGCGTCATAGATAATGCTGGTGGCAACAGATTTTTTGCCACTTTTCATAATCCGCCGCACCATCATACTTACCAAGCGGCTATTATACACTGAATCGGGAGGAACGGGACGTTTTTGAACAACAGTACGACGCGACATAGTCAGTTTTTAGCGAGACAATTTAGGTCATTTTGGCATTTGCACACCTAAGCTAGGGGGAGTTGCTTCAACTTACCCGCTGCCGAGATGAAATTTGGTGGAAAAATTTGAGCTTTGCAGCTCATTCCTTGAGCTTTGACTTCCCGCGTGCCCCACGGGAGGCTCTAAATTGATGAGTGCTTCCAAGCAGTTGCCTCGGTCGGCAGGCTTTAAGCGCGATCAAAAGTTCGGCCACCAATGGCTTAGCGAATTATCGTCGGTCTTTTTAGGCGATTTGAGAGGATGTTCCCACTTAATTGTTAGCGGGATGCAGCCTCCGATCTATTTGCCTGCTGCTGCTTTAGGACGCTTAGCGCCATACTTAGAGCGAGCTTGCCGACGGTCTTTGACCCCGGCGGTATCTAAAGTTCCACGGATAATGTGATATCTCACACCGGGTAAATCTTTTACCCGTCCCCCTCTAATCATCACGACAGAGTGCTCTTGCAGGTTGTGGCCAATACCTGGAATATAAGCGGTCACTTCAAATCCAGAAGTGAGGCGAACCCGCGCCACCTTACGCAGTGCTGAGTTGGGTTTCTTCGGGGTAGTGGTGTAGACTCTTGTGCAAACGCCACGACGCTGAGGGCAACTCTTCAAAGCCGGGGATTTAGTTTTCTTATTGGCTTTCTGGCGTTCGTCACGAATGAGTTGCTGAATAGTGGGCATGAGTAAAGCGTGTGCAGCTCTATTGCTGTTTCAAGTTTTAACAAAAGCTGATTATATCGATTTTAAGCGTTTTCTGTCAATTAAAGCGCTGGATAAATTTATGAGTTTTATAGAAAACCGCCCCCAAGCCAGAGGTTGCCAGGAAGTGAAATCGGCCAAAACCAGGCTGAGTGCTGAGTGGGAGAAAAATGTTTGAAAATAAAAATTAAGAAACCTGACGGCGTCTTTAGCTAGCAGAAGCCGGCCCGGAAAACGAGTGGCCACAACTACAGCCTTGTAGTGCATTGGGGTTGTGGAAGCGAAACCCGCCACCCATAAGATCCTCTGAATAATCTAAAGTCACCCCGTTGAGGTAATTCAAGCTCTCAGCATTAACCAGCACTTGAATTCCCTCACAGGCATAGAGGTGATCGCTCTCACCGGCATTTTCGTCAAACTCCATCGTATAAGACAGGCCGGCACACCCACCAGGTTGAACTCCCAGGCGAAAGAACACCTGAGGGTTTGGCTGTTTAGACTTTAGACGGTTGACTTCGCGGACAGCAGCTTTGCTCAGATGAATCATGCAGAAATTCCGAACCCGACTTCTGAGCTTATATTACTTCGCTCCGGCCCTTGCATAGTCATCCTGGTAGCGGACAATATCATCCTCGCCTAGGTACTCCCCATTTTGCACCTCAATCAAAACCAACGGAATCACGCCAGGATTTTCCAGCCGGTGCGACGTACACTGAGGCACATAAGTCGATTGATTCGTAAAAATAAGTTGAACTTCATCCCCACAAGTCACCTTAGCCGTCCCGCAAACCACAATCCAATGCTCACTCCGGTGGTGGTGCATTTGCAGGCTCAGGCGGTGACCAGGCTTGACCTCAATCCGCTTAATTTTATATCCCCGCCCTTCTTCCAGAACAGTAAATGAACCCCAAGGGCGCAATTCCGTAGCGGCAAGTCCATTCGTAGCGGCAGATGTAGACAGTGTAGCAACTTGAGACATTTCTTTAACTTTAACCATGATTTTCTCTCCTTAATAGCTGCTTCCGAATTAGGCTAGCTGAGTGACAGGACATTTAGGGGCGAAGTGCTGAATCTTGCAGCACTCCATAACTTCTACTTGGCCGAAAAATCCCCAGGCTAGAGTTTTTCTAAATACCGCAACATCAGTGACGCAGACCCTGGAAAAATGGTTAGCAAAACTCAAAATCCCTAAACAGAACTCATCTGCCTCAATCTGAGAATATGCCAATTAGGGGGGCTGAAATCAACCATAACAACTTCAGCCTAGGGGCTGACACCACAAACCGGCAAATTCAGCCAATCTACATCAAGTCTTTACGTCGGCAACCGATGCTTTAAATAAGCTTTAACCCCAGCAAAGCAGACAGCCAGATCCATAAAAATCCCCGTTCCCCTAATTTAGCAAGCTAGAAACTGCTCAGCGAGGGCGATCAAGGAAGACTCCCAAACCATTGTGAACCCGCGCAGCCGTACGCGCAGGCCGGTCGAGGAGTTGGCCCCCCAGATAAAGACCTGTAGAACTGCCACCATCCAGATTCAGGGCTTCAACAGCCCCTAACTGGCGCATCAGTTGGGCTAATTCGGCCAAAGTAGAACCGGCACCCCCAGCGCGGTTGTGAACCGCCGCTATAAGTAGTGTGCCCGTTGCAGTCGTGCCAATCGCACTCCGAGACGCAGTTTGTTGAACAAAGGCATCGCTGAAACCTTCCGCCTTAGCATCCAGAATAATTTGGCCATTTTGCATTAAAAGTGGCCCAGCGCCGATGATATGGGGATAATCGCTAAAGTCAGCCGGCACCGTGACGCTCTCGATAGCCACAGAAGTGCCGGTAGGTAGGGCGTCAGATGCCACCTTACGAAGAACTAGCAAGTAGCCATTGCGGGGGATAGGAAAAGCAGTTTTGCCCACGTCACCTCCAGGCTGCTGGCCCGTAACTCCGTTATTTTCAACCGTAACAATCGTTTCCCCGTCACTCAGGGGAGTGTAAGTCAACCCCCATTCAGGCGAGTAGCGGGAAATCCCTTGTTGGACAAAAGCGCTGTTGAGATAAAGCACCGGCAGGCGCACTTCCGCTGCGGCGATCAACGTTTCCTTCAGCGCCAGCCGGCCCATTTTAACGCTGCCGCTATCATTCCATGCCATCGCGCCCCGGTTAAGAATCGGGCTGGATAACCACTGAGCATCCCGGCGGAGCGCACCCAAGGGCATCGTATTATTGCGATTGAAAAAGCCCCCATTAATCGCCGCTGAAGCCTGCCAGCGATTTGCCGTGGCGATCAGGGGGGCAGTACCCACTTGAGTAGCCGGTTCGCTCCAGATCGGTTTAAGACGTAATCCCGGTTGGCGAAGATCAACTTCCAGCCACACTACCGGAAAGCGATCTTGACCTAAGGCGAGATACTGCTGATGCCAGCGCACCCCTGGTGCCCAAAGAATATCTTTCTCCACCAGAGAGTCGGGTCGAATATCAATCTGTAAGTGATTAATGTCGGGTGAGGTGAGAACCTGAGGACGCCAACCCGGAGGAACGAGCAGGCGGACAGTTGTTTGATTTGCAGCCGTTTCAACTTTCAACCGGCGGGCTTTTGGCGGAATCACCGGCTTGTCTTTGGCGTCTGGCAGTTGGTAGCCCGGATAGGCAATCTCCCCCGCTTCCAGGGCGTTTAAGCGCTGTACTAGAGCCGGAGCGATTTGGCCATCTAGAGTAATCACCCATTCATCCAGCTTGGGGGGTTTCGGTTTTTGCACTTCAGGCGTTTCCCCCTGCGGCTTGGATGTATCATCAGCGGCTTCTTGCTGGCGGTTGTTGCCGGCACCCTCACCGGAAGGTGTTTTTGGTTTAACTGGAGCCGGTTCTGGGGGTGTTAAGGTGGCAGAAAAATTCACTTGCCAGGGGGTCGGGCGATCTAGCTCAATCACAACGCTGCGCGGCAGGCTGACAGCTGCTTGTTTTTCCCCCCAACTTTGCATCGTCGCCTCAATTGCCTGGACTGTTGCGGCAGGAGAAGAAATCGAGAGTGTGTTTCCACTCACTTGCATCTGCCAGCCGGCTGCTTGGGCAAAATCAGTCATGTCCAAATAGCGGTACGAACCGGCAAGTTGAGGAGTCAAAGGTGCAAGTTGAGAGAACCACCGCACCGGCTGCTTTGCCAGATCGCCGGTGCTTAACAGTTCCACCCCTAGCAATTGGGTAACTCCAGCATCACTGATGCCGGTGCGAATGGCACCCTCAGCCGTATCCTGTTGCCACTGACTCCAAGCTGCCGGCCAAGTTCGACCGTTTAAGGAAATTTGAGTCCCTTGCCGCAGCAGGGGTTGCGTAGCGAACGCTTGAACGGATGTCATAGAAGACTGTTGCTGCACGTCAGAGTCCAAACCTTCCACAACTTCCTGGCTGATGGCTTGAGCTTGAGCGCTGTCTGGGTGAGCAGTTGCTAAGCATAGAGCCGTAAAAACCACAAGGGGAGTGAAGGCAATAAGTTTAAAAAAAGCAGGCATAAGCTCAATCATCAAACGAGGGGACATTTGTGGGGAGGCACATCTTTCTTAAAGGCCGACTGCTAATGAATTTCTCAAACGACCGATTGGAAAGGATTTCACCCTTCCAAATCCGCACACCTAAACGCTAAAATGGGACGATTTGCAACAAATGGCCGCCCCTGAGGCGCAAACACTGACAAGCAGCCTAAGCAGACGCAACAAGAGAAAACCTGACAAAAAGTAGTTACAACCCGAAAATGTAAGGGTTCTATATCCTGGCTTCGCCCTTAAGATTCCTTACACCGGCACATCAAATTCAGCCGGATCTAAAAATATAGACTCATAGCTGAGCGCGGTTTTCTCGTTGGAATGCTAAAACTGGGCTTCCTCCTCCAGCGCTTTGCTCTGAACTCAGCACCGTTGAAAGTGGCCCCTATCAAGAAACCATGACTTGTCACTGATGCCTAGCTGCATCGCTTCCGGAGCGATTCCCCAAAGAACAGCCTAGCCAATTCCAGTGCCGGCGTGGATTCGGCCCCTGGGTTAAAACAGGATAAAATTGCCAAAACTTGCTTAAAGCTTGCCAGATATGGTGGAACCCAGGTTGGTTTTTTTGTTTATCCTAGATATGAGGGTCTTCGGTGGCTAAAGCATAATCACCGATTCGCTACGTCTGGCAAGACGGCAAAGTGGTAGATATAGGGATTGCTAGAATACAGGATTTTCTGTAAGATTTTTCTGCCGTCCTGCTAGGATACCGTTTTGGGGAATCAGAGCCAGGAGCGCGTTTCTTTATCTGTAGGTCAAACTCCAAGCAAACCGGATACCTCGATCGATTGGCGATCGTTATGCGATGTTTCGAGTTTAACCTCTGCCCGCCTAATTCTAGTTTTTAAGGGAAAGTTTTGTAAGGCTGAGACTTAAGATCGAGGCAGAAAAGAGCCATCTATCAATTAAGAGGGGATGGCAACGTAAGGTTTAAATCGACAGGTATGAAGCTATGTCGTTAGCGATTATACGGCGAGCCATGTCAGTAGAGATGAGCCTTAGCGCCTCTTTAACGATCAAAGACTAGGATACTTGCCGAGCCATAAGAATTTTTACTTACTTACTTTCTGGCAAATAAAGGAATTCCCCTCCTTTACAACCGGCACTAGGGCGGTACGCCCCGCAAAATTAATCCGTAAAACCCATCTACGAATATCAGACAAGGAAAAGAATGATCCATCCCATGAACAATTCGAGCGTGAATCACAACGGCACACAAAATCAGGGAAATCAAGACGAAGATAAAAGCCTTTTCGGGCAGCGCTGGCTAGTAGAGGAACGAGACGCCTGTGGTGTCGGCTTCATTGCCAACTTAAAAGGGCAAGCGAGCCATGAAATTGTGGCCAACGCCTTGTCCGCGCTCACCTGTTTGGAACACCGGGGAGCCTGTAGCGCCGATCAAGATTCAGGGGATGGGGCGGGTGTGATGACAGCAATCCCCTGGGAACTGTTTGATGGGTGGATGAACGAGGGGGGTATTCAACGCGATCCGAGTGCAGAAACCGCAGTGGGGATGGTATTTTTGCCCCAAGACGCAGCCCAGGCAAAAGCTTGCCGCGAAGTTGTCGAAAAAGTTTTAGTTGAAGAAGGACTGACGCTGCTCGGCTGGCGCACAGTGCCGGTGCGCCCAGAGATCCTGGGGATGCAAGCGCGGGAAAACCAACCGCATATCGAACAAGTAATTGTTCAGTCTAAGCAGTGGCGCGGAGATGAACTCGAACGCCGACTCTATCTTGCCCGCCGGTCATTTGGCAAAACCCTGCACAGCCTGGAAGACGGCAAATGGGGAGATGATTTTTATGTCTGTTCCTTCTCTTGCCGCACCATCGTTTATAAAGGCATGGTGCGCTCAGCCGTGCTGGGCGAGTTTTATCTCGATTTACAAAACCCAGCTTACAAGAGCGTTTTTGCGGTCTATCACCGGCGCTTCAGCACCAATACTATGCCCCGTTGGCCCCTAGCACAGCCGATGCGTCTGTTAGGTCACAACGGCGAAATTAATACGCTCTTGGGCAACATTAACTGGATGATGGCGCGGGAAGGCAGCTTGTCCCATCCGCTTTGGGACGGTCGGATTGAGGATCTCAAACCGTTAGTGAAGCCAGATAACAGTGACTCGGCTACACTGGATAACGTGATGGAACTGTTGGTGCGCTCAGGACGCAGTCCTCAAGAAGCGCTGATGATCATGGTGCCAGAAGCGTACAAAAATCAGCCGGCTTTGGATGAGTATCCAGAAATTGTGGATTTCTACGAATATTACAGCGGCTTGCAAGAGCCGTGGGATGGCCCTGCGCTGCTGGTATTCAGTGATGGCAAGCTGGTGGGAGCCACCCTTGATCGCAATGGACTGAGGCCGGCTCGTTACGCCCTCACCCGCGATGGGATGGTAATTGTCGCATCAGAAGCCGGTGTGGTGGAGTTGCCGGAAGCAGACATCGTAGAAAAAGGCCGGTTGGGTCCTGGGCAAATGATTGCCGTTGACCTAGAAGCCGGGGAAATTATCAAGAACTGGGAGATTAAGCAGCGCATTGCCAAAACCCAGCCTTATGGACAGTGGCTGCAGCAACACCGCCGCGAATTAACACTGCAACCGTTCCCCGAAGCCGCCCAAATGGAGGCCTGTGAGGTATTGCGCTATCAAACTGCCTTTGGCTACACCGCTGAAGACGTAGAGATGGTGATCGAGGAAATGGCTGTCAGTGCCAAGGAACCAACGTTCTGCATGGGAGATGACATTCCCTTAGCTGTACTGTCAGAACGCCCTCACTTGCTCTACGACTACTTCAAACAGCGCTTCGCCCAAGTCACAAACCCTCCCATTGACCCGTTGCGGGAAGGGATGGTGATGTCTTTAAGTATGCAGCTCGGTGAACGGGGAAATATCCTGGAAGCGAAGCCAGAATATGCCAGCCGGCTCAAGATTTCCACGCCGGTGATCAATGATGCTGAATTGGACGTGATTCGCACATCGGGTTTGGAGTCAGCAACCTTATCCACTTTATTTGAGATCGCTGCCGGCCCTCCAGGGCTGGCTGAAGCAGTTAACCGGCTGCGGGAAGAAGCCGCAGAAGCGGTACGTGCCGGGAAAAAGATTCTAATTCTCAGTGATCGCACCCAAAAAATTACGGATGAGCTGAGCTACATTCCTCCTCTGTTAGCGGTGGGTGCTGTCCACCACCACTTGATACGTCAAGGGTTGCGGATGAAAACCTCTTTAATTGTCGATACCGCCCAATGCTGGAGTACCCACCACTTTGCCTGCCTGATCGGCTACGGCGCGAGTTCTGTGTGCCCCTACTTAGCCTGGGAAAGTGTGCGGCAGTGGGTGTTTAATCCCAGAACTCAAAATCTGATGGAACGGGGCAAGATTGCTTCGGTGAGCGTGGACAAAGCTCAGGAGAACTATCGCAAGGCAATAGAAGGTGGCTTGCTGAAAATTCTCTCGAAAATGGGCATTTCCCTGCTTTCCAGCTACCAAGGGGCGCAAATTTTTGAAGCGATCGGGATTGGCTCAGATTTAATTCAGTTGGGCTTCACCGGCACCACATCTCGCATTGGCGGGCTGTCTGTCAGCGAACTGGCTCAGGAAGTCTTGGCCTTCCACAGCAAGGCTTTCCCAGAACTGAATATCAAGAAGCTAGAAAACTATGGCTTTGTTCAGTACCGGCCCGGTGGCGAGTATCACATGAACAGCCCCGAAATGGCAAAGGCACTACACAAGGCGGTGGAAAATAAGGCGCACGACCACTATGAGCTGTATCAAAAATCTCTGCAAGGACGCCCGGTAACAGCTTTGCGGGATTTGCTGGATTTCAATGCTGATCGCCCCTCGATTTCCATTGACGAAGTTGAGCCGGTGGAAAACATTATGAACCGCTTCTGCACCGGCGGGATGTCCTTGGGGGCGCTGTCCCCGGAAGCCCATGAGGTGCTGGCCATCGCCATGAATCGCATCAGCGGTAAATCTAACTCCGGTGAGGGTGGGGAAGATCCGGTGCGGTTTAAGGTACTCGATGATGTGGATGAGACAGGGCATTCTCAGTTAATGCCGCACCTCAAGGGTTTGCGGAATGGCGATACGGCATCGTCTGCAATCAAGCAGGTGGCGTCGGGCCGATTTGGGGTGACGCCTGAGTATTTGATGAATGCCAAGCAGATTGAAATTAAGATGGCTCAGGGTGCGAAGCCCGGTGAAGGTGGCCAATTGCCTGGGAAGAAGGTTAGCCCCTATATTGCCATGTTGCGCCGGTCGAAGCCGGGAGTGACGCTAATTTCGCCGCCGCCTCACCATGATATTTATTCGATTGAGGATTTATCCCAGTTGATTTTTGACCTGCACCAAATTAATCCCAAGGCTGGGGTTTCTGTGAAATTGGTGGCAGAAATCGGGATTGGCACGGTGGCTGCCGGTGTGGCGAAGGCGAATGCGGATATTATCCAAATTTCTGGCCACGATGGCGGCACCGGCGCGTCTCCCCTGAGTTCGATTAAGCACGCCGGTTCGCCCTGGGAATTGGGACTGACGGAAGTGCATCGGGTGCTGATGGACAACCAGTTGCGTGATCGCGTTCTGTTGCGGGTTGATGGCGGCTTCAAAACCGGGTGGGATGTGCTGATGGGCGCTTTGATGGGTGGCGAAGAGTATGGCTTCGGTTCGATTGCCATGATTGCGGAAGGCTGCATTATGGCCCGGATCTGCCACACTAATACCTGCCCGGTTGGGGTGGCGACTCAGCAAGAAAAGCTGCGCCAGCGGTTCACCGGCATCCCCGAACACGTTGTCAATTTCTTCTACTTTGTGGCAGAGGAAGTGCGTTCTTTGCTGGCGCGGTTAGGCTACCGATCTCTCAATGAGATTATCGGGCGTACGGATCTGCTGAAGGTGAAGGAAGGCGTGCCTCTGACGAAAACCAAGTCTCTGAATTTAGATTGTCTGCTCAAGTTACCGGATAGCCGAGAAAATCGCGACTGGTTGCACCATGAGCCGGTTCACAGCAACGGGCCGGTTTTGGATGATGAGTTATTGGCAGACTCGGAAATTCAAGGGGCAATCCAAAATCAGGGCAGCGTGACGAAAACTTACCGGCTGGTGAATACAGACCGAACCGTGGGCGCACGGCTATCGGGTGCAATTGCTCAAAAGTACGGCAACACCGGCTTTGAGGGTCAAATTACACTCAATTTCACCGGAAGTGCCGGCCAAAGTTTTGGGGCATTTAATCTTCCCGGCATGACGCTGAGCCTAGAGGGTGAAGCCAATGATTATGTGGGTAAAGGACTGCACGGGGGCGAGATTATTATTAAGCCGCCGGCTGAGGCAACCTATGACCCCTCACAAAATGTGATTATTGGCAACACTTGCTTGTATGGTGCGACCGGCGGCTTTTTGTTTGCCAATGGTCAAGCCGGTGAGCGGTTTGCGGTGCGGAACTCAATGGCGAAAGCTGTGATTGAAGGTGCCGGTGATCACTGCGCTGAATACATGACGGGCGGTGCGATCGTTGTCCTCGGCAGGGTTGGCCGCAACGTGGGTGCCGGCATGACAGGCGGGATGGGCTACTTCTTAGATGAAGATGGTAGCTTCCCACAAAAAGTCAATTACGAAATTGTTAAGATTCAGCGGATCTGCACAGATGCCGGTGAGCAGCAGCTCAAGGAATTGATTGAGTTGCACGCAGATCGCACCGGCAGTCAAAAGGCGAAGACAATCTTGGAAAATTGGTCAGAGTACCTGCCCAAGTTCTATCAGGTTGTACCGCCTTCTGAGGCTGACAGTCCTGAAGCAAGTGCTGAAGCCCCAACTGAGAAGGTTGCGGTCAACGCATAATTTAGGAATCCATTCTCTAGGGAATGTAACGAATTAATTAAAAAGAGGCGACAAAAATCGCCTCTTTTTTCCTTATTAAATTTTCGCCTTTCTAAGAAGGGGGAGAAAGATAGAGAACTTCAGCTTATTGATTTGTTGCAGCAAAAGCATCAACTGGATAGCCGGGAACTCGTTCAGAGTAATCGGTTTTTGTTGCAGTAATAGACTCAGCTAGCTGCTCAAAAGAGTCAGAATTCCAGTTACGTTCGTGGATCGGCTTCGACTGTTCACCTCTGAAATAAGCTTGAGTCCCTAACGCAGCTACAGCAACCCAACCAACGATAAATAGCGCAATTAGTAGTGCCATTTTTCGTTTTTCCTAAAGATTCATTAAGTTATGTAAATAAATGTAACGAAAGTTTTAACAAGATTCAAGATTGTGCATAGGCGGTTAACCAGGCACTAAAGTAGGGGATTCCACACTTGACTGCTGCATCGGCTGCCGGCATAGCCCAATTTTTACGGCTTCTCGGTGGGTAAATTGGCAGATTTTGCTTGTGCTACGAGTTCCTTATCTTGCATTTCTAGCAGTTCAGGTAATGTTACAAACTTATATCCCCGCTTCTTTAGCCCAGCAATGATTTGAGGTAAAGCTTTTAGGGTGTTTGAGTGATTGCCTCCGCCATCGTGCATCAACACAACAGCACCTGACTGCGCGTTACTAAGTACAGTGTTAATGATTTCCTCTGGGCTGGGAGAATAGGACTCCTTAGTATCCGTAGACCACATAGCAACTACCATCTTTTGCGCTTGGGCGTAAGCAGCTAAGCCATTATTTAAAATGCCTCCCGGTGGGCGAAACATTGCGGTTTTAACACCTGTAATTTTGTAAATGAGTGAGCCGGTGTCTTCAATTTCTCTGGTGGCAGTGAAGTGATCCACTTGATGATATTGGTGATTCCAGGTGTGGTTGCCAACGGCATGACCCTCCGCAACAACTTTTTTGCCAATTTCTGGATAAGTTTGCAGATGCCGGCCTATCCAAAAGAAAGTTGCTTTAATCTTATTCTGCTTAAGAATATTTAAAATCGGTAAGGTATCTGGCCAAGGCCCATCATCAAACGTCAGGGCAACAACTTTTTCTTTCCCGCTCAGTTTTATTTCATAAGTGATTGCGCCTTGAAATCGAGCCGGCACTGAAAAATTGAAGCGTTTTTTGTATTGTTCCTGTATTTGTGCAGCCTTGGTGGTGAAGCCTTCAATTCGCTGATTAACAGCCGTTTTTATATTAAGTAAATCCTGCTTCTCTTTCTTCCCTACACTGGTTAGTTGAGGAGCCGGCAGCTTAAATTCTTCAGTATAAGGTGGGGAAGCCGGCATAATCACACCCAGCATAAAACTCCCAAAGGCTGCCCCTATGATGAAAAATATTTTTTGCTGACCAACCAAGGAAGCAAGGTTTGCCATGTAATTTCTCCCGCAATTATTTTGTTTATAAGCCGATTAGAATTAATGGGTTTAATGAGCGTTGTTATTAAAGCAGGGAGAGCGGAAAGGTTTTAAGTCAGGCATCCATTTTTTTACGCCCAATACCTGCCGCTCATTTTTCCCTGGCATTAAATAGAACTTAAAAAAGCAATTGTTTAGACAGATGCCGGTAATCGATTGTAATAACACCGAACAATGCGCTCGACAACTTCAGCAATGCTAAGACCATCTGTTTGAATTTCAATGGCATCGGCTGCTTTGCGAAGGGGTGAAACTGCTCGGTTAGTGTCTTTTCGATCACGTTCAGAGATGTCGTGTTCCAACTGCTGCAAACTAATGATATTGTCGCCCTGCTGTTCAATATCTTGATGCCGGCGTCGTGCCCGTTCTTGAACGGATGCCGTCAAAAAAATCTTGAGTTCAGCATCTGGGAAAACTTGAGTGCCGATGTCGCGCCCTTCTGCAACTAAGCCGCCCTTGTTGCCAAAATTCTGCTGTTGTTTAACGAGTAACTGACGCACTGCCGGCTGTGCAGAGATGGCTGAAACATTAGCCGTTACCTCTAAACTCCGAATGAACCCAGTTACATCTTCACCGTTAATGAGAATTTGGGCGTTGGGCATTGAAGATTGGGAAGCATCTGTTTCTCTTGATGCTTGCCAGTCGTTAGTTGCTAAACCGGCAAAACTAATTTCGCTGTCGGCAACCAACTCTGCCACAGCCGGTTCGTCGTTAATCGGGATACCGGCTTGCAAAACGAGCCACGTTACTGCGCGATACATCGCGCCCGTATCGAGATACAGCAGCCCTAAAGCTTGGGCGACAAGGCTTGCGACAGTAGATTTGCCGGCACCGGCAGGCCCATCAATGGCGACAATTGGCTGCCGATCACGCAGGACAATATTATCAATTAAGCGGGTAGAACCGAGGCGGGCAGCAACGGCTAATAGCCCGACCTCTTCAACTTTATCTAAAGGCATCAAAGTAGTGGGATCGACAAGTTCAACATATTCCAGCTGGACGCTTGGCACTTTTGCCAACTCCGCTTTAACAGATGCCATCATAACAGTGCCGGTGCGTTCCCCT is a genomic window containing:
- a CDS encoding glutamate synthase-related protein, with translation MNNSSVNHNGTQNQGNQDEDKSLFGQRWLVEERDACGVGFIANLKGQASHEIVANALSALTCLEHRGACSADQDSGDGAGVMTAIPWELFDGWMNEGGIQRDPSAETAVGMVFLPQDAAQAKACREVVEKVLVEEGLTLLGWRTVPVRPEILGMQARENQPHIEQVIVQSKQWRGDELERRLYLARRSFGKTLHSLEDGKWGDDFYVCSFSCRTIVYKGMVRSAVLGEFYLDLQNPAYKSVFAVYHRRFSTNTMPRWPLAQPMRLLGHNGEINTLLGNINWMMAREGSLSHPLWDGRIEDLKPLVKPDNSDSATLDNVMELLVRSGRSPQEALMIMVPEAYKNQPALDEYPEIVDFYEYYSGLQEPWDGPALLVFSDGKLVGATLDRNGLRPARYALTRDGMVIVASEAGVVELPEADIVEKGRLGPGQMIAVDLEAGEIIKNWEIKQRIAKTQPYGQWLQQHRRELTLQPFPEAAQMEACEVLRYQTAFGYTAEDVEMVIEEMAVSAKEPTFCMGDDIPLAVLSERPHLLYDYFKQRFAQVTNPPIDPLREGMVMSLSMQLGERGNILEAKPEYASRLKISTPVINDAELDVIRTSGLESATLSTLFEIAAGPPGLAEAVNRLREEAAEAVRAGKKILILSDRTQKITDELSYIPPLLAVGAVHHHLIRQGLRMKTSLIVDTAQCWSTHHFACLIGYGASSVCPYLAWESVRQWVFNPRTQNLMERGKIASVSVDKAQENYRKAIEGGLLKILSKMGISLLSSYQGAQIFEAIGIGSDLIQLGFTGTTSRIGGLSVSELAQEVLAFHSKAFPELNIKKLENYGFVQYRPGGEYHMNSPEMAKALHKAVENKAHDHYELYQKSLQGRPVTALRDLLDFNADRPSISIDEVEPVENIMNRFCTGGMSLGALSPEAHEVLAIAMNRISGKSNSGEGGEDPVRFKVLDDVDETGHSQLMPHLKGLRNGDTASSAIKQVASGRFGVTPEYLMNAKQIEIKMAQGAKPGEGGQLPGKKVSPYIAMLRRSKPGVTLISPPPHHDIYSIEDLSQLIFDLHQINPKAGVSVKLVAEIGIGTVAAGVAKANADIIQISGHDGGTGASPLSSIKHAGSPWELGLTEVHRVLMDNQLRDRVLLRVDGGFKTGWDVLMGALMGGEEYGFGSIAMIAEGCIMARICHTNTCPVGVATQQEKLRQRFTGIPEHVVNFFYFVAEEVRSLLARLGYRSLNEIIGRTDLLKVKEGVPLTKTKSLNLDCLLKLPDSRENRDWLHHEPVHSNGPVLDDELLADSEIQGAIQNQGSVTKTYRLVNTDRTVGARLSGAIAQKYGNTGFEGQITLNFTGSAGQSFGAFNLPGMTLSLEGEANDYVGKGLHGGEIIIKPPAEATYDPSQNVIIGNTCLYGATGGFLFANGQAGERFAVRNSMAKAVIEGAGDHCAEYMTGGAIVVLGRVGRNVGAGMTGGMGYFLDEDGSFPQKVNYEIVKIQRICTDAGEQQLKELIELHADRTGSQKAKTILENWSEYLPKFYQVVPPSEADSPEASAEAPTEKVAVNA
- a CDS encoding photosystem II protein, Psb35-related, which gives rise to MALLIALFIVGWVAVAALGTQAYFRGEQSKPIHERNWNSDSFEQLAESITATKTDYSERVPGYPVDAFAATNQ
- a CDS encoding polysaccharide deacetylase family protein, producing the protein MANLASLVGQQKIFFIIGAAFGSFMLGVIMPASPPYTEEFKLPAPQLTSVGKKEKQDLLNIKTAVNQRIEGFTTKAAQIQEQYKKRFNFSVPARFQGAITYEIKLSGKEKVVALTFDDGPWPDTLPILNILKQNKIKATFFWIGRHLQTYPEIGKKVVAEGHAVGNHTWNHQYHQVDHFTATREIEDTGSLIYKITGVKTAMFRPPGGILNNGLAAYAQAQKMVVAMWSTDTKESYSPSPEEIINTVLSNAQSGAVVLMHDGGGNHSNTLKALPQIIAGLKKRGYKFVTLPELLEMQDKELVAQAKSANLPTEKP
- a CDS encoding bifunctional pantoate--beta-alanine ligase/(d)CMP kinase: MRLFTTVAALRCYLGLHRPEQHLGQEVGFVPTMGALHQGHLSLIQRARQENEIVIVSIFVNPLQFGPTEDFQKYPRTLEQDRQLCEAAGVDVLFAPTVEEIGVRGRESGRSGDLAQNLPSHLLTEVIPPASMTSVMCGRSRIGHFQGVTTIVTKLLNLVQPNRAYFGQKDAQQVAIIKRLVADLNLPVEIVPCPIVRETSGLAMSSRNKYLNSEDKEQATVLYRSLQKAEKAFIAGERTGTVMMASVKAELAKVPSVQLEYVELVDPTTLMPLDKVEEVGLLAVAARLGSTRLIDNIVLRDRQPIVAIDGPAGAGKSTVASLVAQALGLLYLDTGAMYRAVTWLVLQAGIPINDEPAVAELVADSEISFAGLATNDWQASRETDASQSSMPNAQILINGEDVTGFIRSLEVTANVSAISAQPAVRQLLVKQQQNFGNKGGLVAEGRDIGTQVFPDAELKIFLTASVQERARRRHQDIEQQGDNIISLQQLEHDISERDRKDTNRAVSPLRKAADAIEIQTDGLSIAEVVERIVRCYYNRLPASV